The following coding sequences lie in one Zingiber officinale cultivar Zhangliang chromosome 2B, Zo_v1.1, whole genome shotgun sequence genomic window:
- the LOC122048831 gene encoding classical arabinogalactan protein 9-like yields MKPPALPSSSTPPPFRSSAVARKEGRGFFGLSRRRGHGLVLRVLPLPPTQTSSHPLQHRAPPASSEYPYSSHPSFPLQSRPASPPEARRRRWVGTSRPPPSPDARHDRILLLPSAPTPPRNISSPPAVVAAVSGGHCHSSSRLWWPAPPPPTASPTTTAASNGCGCRRCLP; encoded by the coding sequence ATGAAGCCGCCGGCGCTGCCCTCCTCCTCTACTCCACCTCCTTTTCGCTCCAGCGCCGTCGCTAGGAAAGAAGGGAGAGGGTTTTTTGGCTTGAGCCGCCGCCGAGGACATGGGCTGGTTTTGAGGGTTCTGCCGCTGCCACCAACACAGACTTCTTCCCATCCTCTCCAGCACCGAGCGCCTCCGGCTAGCAGCGAGTATCCCTACTCTTCTCACCCTTCTTTTCCTCTTCAATCCAGGCCAGCATCGCCGCCTGAGGCCCGTCGTCGCCGCTGGGTAGGCACGTCGCGTCCTCCTCCCTCACCCGATGCACGTCATGACCGTATCCTTCTCCTCCCTTCGGCGCCGACGCCGCCGAGGAACATCTCGTCGCCTCCAGCAGTTGTCGCAGCCGTCTCCGGCGGCCACTGTCACAGCTCTAGCCGGCTTTGGTGGCCGGCGCCGCCTCCCCCAACGGCGTCTCCCACCACCACTGCCGCCTCCAATGGCTGTGGGTGTCGCCGCTGCCTCCCTTAG
- the LOC122049649 gene encoding ACT domain-containing protein ACR8-like produces MEWPAYLDEYQKLVIRMNTPRVVIDNAVCATATLVKVDSASREHGVLLEAVQVLNDLDLTVRKAYMSSDGRWFMDVFHVTDQFGHKLNDESVISYLEQSLDAGNPETNRDRGCEGLTALELTGPDRPGLLSEVFAVLAELECDVAGATVWTHRGRIACLIFVKDELTGAPIADAHRTRRIESRLRQVLNADGASCSAAVATAFFSHVDRRLHQLMLADLDYDHTSPASTPSAVSVQNWAERGYSIVNVQCRDRPKLLFDMVCTLTDMDFVVCHGTVDTAGDQTQQEFYIKHRDGSTIRSEAEKQRVIQCLQAAIERRASESTRLELCIKDRPRLLSEVTRTFRENGLLVIRAEVSTKGDMAADVFYVTGAAGQPADQRAIEAVRERIGSEWLRVKEEQCPRFRHKEESSSSSKRGDDAMGAGVGLFNLGSFVMRNLHNLGLIKS; encoded by the exons ATGGAGTGGCCTGCATACTTGGATGAGTACCAGAAGCTCGTCATCAGAATGAACACTCCCAG AGTTGTGATCGACAATGCTGTCTGCGCGACCGCCACTCTCGTCAAG GTGGATAGCGCGTCGAGGGAGCACGGCGTTCTCCTGGAAGCCGTTCAGGTGCTGAACGACCTCGATTTGACGGTCAGGAAGGCGTACATGTCCTCTGACGGACGGTGGTTCATGGACGTCTTCCATGTCACCGACCAGTTCGGCCACAAGCTCAATGATGAAAGCGTCATCTCCTACCTCGAGCAG TCTCTGGACGCCGGAAACCCGGAGACGAACAGAGATCGCGGCTGCGAGGGCCTGACGGCGCTGGAGCTAACGGGGCCAGACCGCCCGGGCCTCCTCTCTGAGGTCTTCGCCGTGCTTGCCGAGCTCGAGTGCGACGTGGCGGGGGCGACTGTGTGGACGCACCGAGGCCGCATCGCCTGCCTCATTTTCGTCAAAGACGAGCTCACCGGCGCGCCCATCGCCGACGCGCACCGCACCAGACGCATCGAGTCCCGCCTCCGCCAGGTCCTCAACGCCGACGGCGCCTCCTGCAGCGCTGCAGTCGCCACCGCATTCTTCTCCCACGTCGACCGCCGACTCCACCAACTCATGCTCGCCGACCTCGACTACGACCACACCTCGCCGGCGTCGACGCCTTCCGCCGTCTCGGTCCAGAACTGGGCCGAGCGAGGCTACTCCATCGTCAACGTGCAGTGCCGCGACCGGCCGAAGCTGCTCTTCGACATGGTTTGCACGTTAACGGACATGGATTTCGTTGTCTGCCACGGCACCGTCGATACTGCAGGCGACCAAACTCAACAG GAATTTTACATAAAACACAGAGATGGCAGCACCATCCGCTCAGAAGCAGAGAAGCAACGAGTGATCCAATGCTTGCAAGCAGCCATCGAGAGAAGAGCATCAGAG AGCACAAGATTGGAGCTTTGCATCAAGGACCGGCCGAGATTGCTGTCAGAGGTGACAAGGACCTTCCGCGAGAACGGGCTTCTGGTGATACGCGCGGAGGTGTCGACAAAGGGCGACATGGCTGCCGACGTGTTCTACGTGACCGGCGCGGCCGGGCAGCCAGCGGATCAGCGGGCGATCGAAGCCGTGAGGGAAAGGATTGGGTCGGAATGGCTGAGGGTGAAGGAGGAGCAGTGCCCGCGGTTCCGCCACAAGGAGGAGTCGTCATCGTCTAGCAAGAGGGGAGACGACGCCATGGGCGCCGGTGTTGGGCTATTCAATTTAGGGAGCTTCGTGATGAGGAACCTCCACAACTTGGGATTGATCAAGTCGTAG
- the LOC122049650 gene encoding auxin-responsive protein SAUR50-like, protein MGKCGKLSLVVRLQQMLRRWLLAADVPAGHVAVCVGISSRRFVVRATSLNHPIFRQLLRQAEEEYGSPSSGRPGPLSLPCDEVLFEHLLHLISTTSSSSFRFANCDINELAKLCSSTTPTSDSYRCCGIGRWLPSADVLPLLHPHCFSHAFR, encoded by the coding sequence ATGGGAAAATGTGGCAAGCTCAGCTTGGTGGTGCGCCTCCAGCAGATGCTGCGCCGGTGGTTGCTGGCGGCAGATGTACCGGCTGGGCACGTTGCAGTGTGCGTGGGGATCAGCTCCCGGCGGTTTGTCGTCCGCGCGACGAGTCTCAACCATCCGATCTTCCGGCAGCTGCTCCGGCAGGCGGAGGAGGAGTACGGCTCTCCCTCCAGCGGTCGCCCAGGCCCGCTCTCTCTCCCCTGCGACGAAGTTCTCTTTGAACACCTCCTCCACCTCAtatccaccacctcctcctcctctttccGCTTCGCCAACTGTGACATCAACGAATTGGCAAAACTCTGCTCCTCCACAACTCCTACCTCTGATTCCTATCGTTGCTGCGGCATTGGCCGGTGGCTACCTTCGGCCGACGTTCTGCCGCTCCTCCACCCACACTGCTTCTCCCACGCCTTCCGGTGA
- the LOC122047718 gene encoding ubiquitin-conjugating enzyme E2 variant 1C-like gives MTLGSSGGSGVVVPRNFRLLEELERGEKGIGDGTVSYGMDDGDDIYMRSWTGTIIGPLNTVHEGRIYQLKLFCDKDYPEKPPSVRFHSRINMTCVNPDTGVVDPKKFLVLGNWQRDYTMEYVLTHLKKEMATSHNRRLVQPPEGTSF, from the exons ATGACTCTCGGTAGCTCCGGTGGATCCGGCGTTGTCG TTCCTCGGAACTTTAGATTGCTCGAAGAGCTCGAGAGAGGGGAAAAGGGTATAGGAGATGGTACTGTAAGTTATGGCATGGATGATGGAGATGACATTTACATGCGCTCTTGGACTGGCACAATAATTGGCCCCCTTAAT ACAGTCCATGAGGGTCGCATCTATCAGTTGAAGTTGTTCTGTGACAAGGACTATCCCGAGAAGCCACCGAGTGTTCGGTTCCATTCACGCATCAACATGACTTGTGTTAATCCTGACACAGGAGTG GTAGATCCAAAGAAATTTTTGGTTCTGGGGAACTGGCAACGTGATTACACAATGGAGTATGTTCTAACACACCTCAAAAAAGAAATGGCAACATCACACAACCGCAGATTAGTGCAGCCTCCAGAAGGTACTTCTTTCTAA